Part of the Sebastes umbrosus isolate fSebUmb1 chromosome 3, fSebUmb1.pri, whole genome shotgun sequence genome is shown below.
ACTGGGACCAGTATAGACAAACTGGACccctagtgttttttttttatttttcttataatatgtttattgggttttcttattttcacaaacacaataagaataataattaaaacaacaacaacaacaacaacaacaaacaaacaaacaaacactggtacagctcagatcaaaaaatgtatataggagGTGATAGGAAATAGTCCTtagtgcagggaagtcacaggatatatgagttcatgttcaagagactccttgtgagataatggagagatcaggtccaatataattcagatagggCTGCCAGATATTGTAGAACTGATCTACTTTGACATGTAGAATATTTGTAAGATATTCCAAAGGGACCATCTCAAATATGACTTTACGCCAGCCTTGAACAGAGGGTTTCTTATCACTAATCCACTgtagtaatatatattttttctcgaCCACCAGTGTTAATCCAGCTGTAGTAACAGCTCTCCAATCAAGATGTAAACATCCAAATTAGGCTGCGATAAGCTAACATGATGAACTTCAGATGCACAGTATTGTGtagaaatacataaatcatgTATTGATCACTTCTGGTAATAAGGTGACACATTTGGTGCATAAACTTGACCTTTGCTTGATGCAGGTTTTTATGGGCGACCGTGGACTATGGAGCAGAGAACAGAGCTGTTTAAACGGTATGTGGCCTCTGACTACAACTAACACTGAAGAAGTGcaggaactagggctgtcaaatcgattaaattatttaatcgcatgattgtccatagttaatcgcaaatgaatcacacattttttatctgttcaaaatgtaccttaaaagggagatttgtcaagtatttaatactcttatcaacatgggagtggacaaatatgtttgctttatgcaaatgtatgcatgtatttattattggaaatcaattaacaacacaaaacaatgacaaatactgtccagaaaccctcacaggtactgcatttagcataaaaaatatgctcaaatcataacatggcaaactgcagcccaacaggcaacaacagctgtcagtgtgtcagtgtgctgacttgactattacttgccccaaactgcatgtgattatcataaagtgggcatgtctgtaaaggggtctgtgtgtatttagtCCATTCGAAGGCGCTTCCCACCATGAAAGATGGACATACCTCAATCTATAATGGACAGCAACTACATCAAtttatacaccgatcagccataacattaggacagcatgggtaCTCtcaccggtctgcggctacgcagccccatacgcaacaaactgcgatgccctgtgtgttctgacacctttctatcggaaccagcattaactttttcagcaatttgagctccagtagctcttctgttggatcggacaacacgggccagccttcgcttcccacgtgcatcaatgagccttgggtttGACCCCGtcaccggttcaccggttttccttccttggaccacttttggtaggtcctgaccactgcagaccgggaacatcccacaagagctgcagttttggagatgctctgacccagtcgtctaaccatcacaatttggcccttgtcaaagttgctcacatccttacgcaatgttattcacttcacctgtcagtggtcttaatgttatggctgatcggtgtacgTCTATATAGGCACAATGCAAAAATGAAAGCCATATTCAATCATTTATTAGTAGGAGTATAAAGAACTGTACTCCTGTGTACAAGGGAGAGGTTAACCACACTGTACAAACACTTTTTGTCTCCTGatgagtttcattttcactttcaagACCCTTAAAATGCACAATGATCCACTGTGTGCTCACAATCATTTCTCATCATATAACAACTGACAGAATACTTGATGCGATTGTTTTTTGCTGGCGTTTCACAGAGAACAGAAGTGGGGTTTGAACACATACCTGTACGCCCCCAAGGATGACTACAAACACAGGATGTACTGGAGGGACCTGTACTCCGCAGAGGAGGCAGGTGAGTTTCACCCCTTCACGTGTCCTCCTCAAATCTCATGATCCGACTACCAAATAACCAAAAACATACAGGACTGTCAAACAGCAGCCTCTGAGCAGGATAATTAATCACTTTCTCTTTGATTAGACCTGTTCAGATATTCTGAATTAGTTGATGTGGACCACCACTATTTCTGACAGTTGCTACCTGGGCATCAATATTTTCATCTGGGATAGAGTCCTGCTCCCTCATGCATTCATATCCCATGGAAGATATTTCTGAATTTAacaaacggagcgtttcagacggagagtgaaaagaggtgctgcagcacagctggtatgagaaaaataaagtgtttttgttctagtagaaaccctaaaAACAAGTATGCATCTAAAAATATGCATAATAGGGcctctttattatttatatatatatatattttaaaagtttATATTACTTTTCATTTAGAGCCTTAAATTTGAAAATATCTTACATACGCTATTGTGGCGTAGTGACCCACgcgcaagtaaaaaaaaaacgtgctaACGATCTCTAATCTTCCTGGAAGattaactaaaactaaactaacttaactgaaactaaaaatatCATTAACTGAATCTGTATTCAAATCCTAAGTACATGAATCATCCTCAttcacaaagtgaaacaaaacaggTAAAAACACAAAGGGATGTGGTTCTTTTTAAACTATAGGTGTCTCTCATGTTGTATCTATGTCATACCAAAGTCCCGTGCTGAGTCATCGTTATCTCCTGAGATACATTATTGTTTAATTGCTCGGTTTGGAGCCTCTCCTTTGTTCATTGGGTGCATCTTATCAATAATGTTGCCCACTGAAGTGCAGTAATGATTGACCCATTAAAACTATCATGTCTCCAAGTGTACATCAAAACAGATACCGTCAGTGGACTTTGGGCCATCAAATACTGTTATACTTGTACCCTTTGCATAAATTTCAGTCCTAATGGTTGTTCTTGGTTCATGCCTATCAATTCAAACTGGGAACTTGTCGAACAGCTATTATTTAGGATATTTCTGTAACTGGGAGGACAGTATATTTTAGGTTTCTTTTCTCATCTCATTCTTTTCCCAGAACAACTCGTCGCCCTGATATCAGCAGCTAAACAGCACGACGTGGAGTTCGTCTATGCAATCTCTCCAGGCCTGGACATCACGTTCTCTAGCCCCAAAGACGTCGCCGCCCTGAAGAGGAAACTGGATCAGGTTAGGACTTGTTATGCAGAGATGAAGGGTGGAGCACGAGAGATAATTTAATCTCATCTTTATGGCTCTCTGGGGGGTTGTTTTGCACATCATATTACTTTATGTGAAACATGATAAAATAGAGGCGCTTGATAGACTGACTGCAAGTAGGTCAACGTGCAACTGATGGTGCCGTCACTGCTGCAGGTAGTGGGTTTAATTCCTGGtggtttaatccaaaaaggAAATTTACTTTGTCGGgattctgaaaaataaaatgatcttaagatcctctctctgcctcaggTGAAGCAGTTTGGCTGCAGGTCCTTCTCTTTACTCTTTGACGACATCGACAGGGAGATGTGTCCAGCTGATAAGCAGGCCTTCAGCTCCTTCGCCCACGCTCAGGTGGCCATCACTAATGCGGTTTACCAGCACCTGGGAGACCCAGACACCTTCCTCTTCTGTCCGACAGGTCAGGCAGTGCCTAAAACTGCTACTAAAAGAACGAGCACACTGCAGTTTGTTTCTTTCACATATTATTTAGTCCCGTTGAACACAGCCTGGGGAGTTTCAAGCTTGTGTGATACACAGAGCTGGACTGGGACAAAAAATATCCGCCCTGACATTTTGGCCCAgaccggcacacacacacacacacacacacacacacacaccacccatcTTCGTGCTCCCGACCAACCGTGCCACTCCCTAAAATCACTAAAGCCGCAAAGTGAGGAAGATTTAAGAGAGGAAACCTGATAAATCCCTTCAACAAGAGGCGTTACAAAATGGTATACTCCAGTGGGATGAACTGGGCTTTCCACAAAGATCTGGAGTAGCCAGCCAgtgggaaacagtagccagcttAGAGAGGGTCCGGGGGCATGTTCTGCTGCCTctattccatcatatacactgatcataaatattgcatattttaatgagtttgcctgcctgCTTATGTGGTGAATTACTGTAAAGAAGAATTAAACTTCTTGTGCATTTTAAGCCCACACAGTCTGTAAAtagatattaatatttaaaactatGCCTATATCTGACTTAACTTTTATAAGTTATCGTTAGACCTAGACTTTTGACTTACAACTATTCAATTTCACATAATTTGGGCCCAGAGCttgtttgccctgtaaaatcataaGAATTACATAATAAACTCTTCTTTGGTCACTGTTTTACATCATTCCCACTTGTTCTGACCCTGTAACTCCAGATTATTGCGCTGCATTCTGCACTCCCAGTGTGTCCCAGTCGTCTTACCTGCACACTGTGGGAGAGAAGCTGCTGCCGGGTATCGACATACTGTGGACTGGTGAGGCAGCGCTGACTGACCCAGAATCTCACTGAACCTCCACAGAAGTAGCCAAATGTACAGTtttacaacacatttttttcctctcctattGTTATGTGTTATTTAGGTCCCAAAGTGGTATCCCACAAAATCTCTGTGGAGTCCATAGAAGAGGTGTCCTCCGTCCTGAAGAGGGCGCCAGTCATCTGGGACAATATCCACGCAAACGACTACGACCCCCAAAGGATTTTCCTAggcccctttaaggtacattttttacaagattgcatttataatttgtgtgtgtataagctCCAGGCTGATCTGTATCCGGAAATGATTAACACAATCTTTCCCCCGTTAGGATCGTCCCACTGAGCTCATTCCCAAACTGGGAGGAGTGCTCACCAATCCCAACTGTGAGTTCTTCCCAAACTTTGTGGCCATCCACACCTTGGCCACGTGGTGCAAAGCAACcgctgatggaggacagagggatGTGGAAATGGGTGAGTGTCTATTTtctcttataaataaaataacgcTCGCTGTGCTGCCTTTTATTGCATTCATCAGCTTTGGCACATACGCAGGATATTCCAGCTCTAATTCGACTCTGCTTTTACAATACGGCAGTGTAACTGTTTATAGTGATTGAGGGGAAGGAGCCGCGGAGGTCTGGAGGTCCTACTACTATCTTGTGTTTCAAAAACACAAGATAGAGGGAgatgcatgacataaacagcATTGCACATGTATTTACTCATCATAATCAGAATTATCGACTCAAAGCCagataatattaaaacacaaacaacattcCAGGTAAACATGGTCAGTCATAAAGTGACATCATCAAAGCGATAAACCTGAAAGAATAACTCATTTTAGACGCACTAGATGAAGACAGGGTAACAGGTCTGGCTGGTAGCAGGTCAAACAGAGGAatgttcttcctcctcccctcctagTTATAGGAGCACTGATTGTGTGCAGATTGAGCTCACCTGTGCAGCCTAGTTGTCTCTGAACAGCAGCCTGTGGCTCCTCTCTCAGCTCATCAGGATGATGGCAGacatgaaacactttctaacagATAAGATCTTCCCACAATCATTTATATGCATCAACGAAACAAGATTGTGTAGCTGAAAACCTTCCATCTAGCTCATGCAGGTTTCAAGTCTGAGCTAAAGTAGTTTTTTGTACACAGTACTAACCTGAACAGAGACCAGTGGCTGTTGGAAATGTTTAGAAAATAGTGGCACAGCttggcccaattccaatccgtCCCCACTCCCACTCTGTGATGGAGTgaactccgtttgtagtcacactcacagctcaatgaagctccttctttaaggtgtaggGTATCAATACAGCGGCCGCTTCGGGACGAACTTCCCTCCCTCCGGCAAGgaagtaaataaatatcagaatcagaaatacttaatTGATCTTAATTGAGTTATGCTTTACTCCCAgtctagaatataaatataaatataaacatagccTAGAGAATttgaagaaaatataaataaataacaaatatgtataacaacagtgcaaataataaagctgaaaaataggatctatcATTAAGTGTGTagtgatataaatatataagaatattagtttaaatgtactgtataaataaatgcagtgttaatgccggAGTAAACCAAATTgttgcacagctgaattattgcactaCATTTTTGTCCTGTTAAGTCAGTagtgcacagttgaagatataataaattacgGGGTTAAAACTGCTGACAGgggtaaaaataataaatatatgttgtatatatatgtataaataatatacaCTTTATGTACATGTCTACCGGTGCATTTGATtctaaatacaatctatttactttaagttgattaacgtctgtatgacaataaagtagaataaagtgTATGTCTAttttagtttgagcagtttacgagtaaatgtttgtaccggtagtcgCACAAAACTGACATTGGAGCATCTTCCATGACGAAAGCAAAACGGCGTTGCACATCATCAGTAAGGGCGGCTGGTTAAGTCGTCGGCATCCatgcaggctcgctgttggagggttttacaACCAACTTCCACTCCCTAGTgattggtttgggatggcacttaatatggcggaccctccacgtGAACGCGTAAACGGAGTGGAAGTaggtagggagagggtgtagggggtggtttggaattgggccCTTATCTTTTAGGAGCTCAGTTGCTAAGTGCATTCAAacttcagacttttcttgagaCATAAAACACAGTTTGTCGAGAGGCGATGAAACACGGAAATGTGAGAATAGTGTAACAATCAGATGGATAATAGTTATAGAAGCCTGAAAATATATGATGTATTTGAAGTGTGGTTTCTGTGCATTGTCTCACCAGGCGATGAAGAGCAGGACGCTGGCTACAGCCCCCAGAAAGCCCTGATCCTGGCCCTCACCGACTGGCTGCAGGAGTTTCAGAGCACCGATCAACCTGGAGGTAGAGAGTCACGAAAGAACACTCAAACTGTTtaatgatattaaaaaacaaatagcgTCATCGCCCTCCTCGTCCTTCCAGGCCCTCGTCGTCCTCCTGCTCGTCTCAAGAAGGAGTCGTCGGATGAAGAGCCCATGCAGACAGACGTGGGAGAGAGCTCCTACACTCCTGGACCTGGAGAGAACCCGCTGTACACAGCAGAGCCCCTGACCCTGGAGGACCTGAAGCTGCTGTCGGACCTCTTCTACCTGCCGTACGAATACGGCCTGACTGCCAGGACCATGCTGCAGGAGCTTGACTGGCTCAAGAACAACAGTTGGGCCGCCACTTCAGAGACAGACAAGGTAGTGTTGCGTATTtcgacttttttgtttttcaaaagcaGATGTTGTGAATAATCTGTGCTGTAAATTCATGCttaaacactgttttttttcagactgcgGAGTGGCGCTCAAGAGCGCAGCAGTTTGATGACATGTGCGAAGCGGTGGTGCAGATGTTCAATCGTCTGTCGAACGCCCCGAACCGCAGCATCCTGTATGACCTCTACAACTACATATGTGACATCAAGAGCGGGGTCGGTCTGGCTCGATCCTACGTGAAAACACTCGGTGAGAAAATCTGAATCTTCTAATGATGATCCAAACGCACAGTCCGGCttgtaaaggccctgacacacgtCGGCCAGTTCCGggctgtcggtgagcgtctgtcggcctagttgttgtggtgtgtcccgcaccgtcggctctagtctgtaCGTGTCGAAGGATTTTCCgaccaattcagcatgttgaattggcggcGGAGCgcatcggtgagagaaatcactctgattggctgttcagcttaaacgaatcagtgaacaagacagaagtgaggaaaacaAGCCGGGTAAAGtcgagaggaaaaacacagaaggctcttctcatttttaatcttcatctcatctgatcattccaatacacggatattatCACAGCGACAtggtcatctggaatgaagctaagtggcgaGTTAGAGTGGAGTGAAATGGTCAGCAAATGCCGCTTTATTTTATGTACGTTTCATAACAACAGCCTGTATATCTGCCGTCcttggtcttccggtttcctctttttgaatgatgaatacagtcTACCGCTACATGCTGGTTGGAAGAGTTATTCCCTCTCACGCATGCGCAGAACATACATGCTAACTGGCTGCtgactgtagtctttgcagtgtgttcaaatgaaacttgtcggccaagacaaaggcgacgtgagacGACACAACAGTCCGCCTTCattgccgctagttctttgcTGTCAGGTTGGTGTTTTCTGGGCCTTAAGGGATACAGTCTgttgaaccccaaattgctccctgGGCGCTTAGGAGCAGCCCACTGCTGCAccctaaggatgggttaaatgcagaggtcaagtttcatgtatgtacctgtatgtatatgacaatctaataaagtttaagtttaggTTATCTTTAACCACATTTATAGCAAATTTAATCCATAAAAGTGAACCTAAGCAtcatgttatgttgtgtttacTTTCCATAGGAGGGCAGGGTCGACCCTCAGCCCAGCTGATGAACGACGAACCTGAACCCTGGGACTTCAGAGGAGGCCTCTCTGGGGAGTTCCAGGTAAATTAACTAGTGATGTCCAAAgacagtgacatattttatcatttttcacATAGGTCATATTGAATCTACTATTTTGTCTGTATCTGTATGTTTGTACTTACAGAGAATGCTGCCTTGCCACGGAAACAGGGACCTGTTCAGACATCCTCCCATGACGGCGGTTTACAACATACGGCCGCACTGCCCCGAGGACAAGGTTAGGATGCCAGCTCTGCAGACAAagtgatacatttttttgttaaaattcaGCAGTGATGTTACACTATTTTGTTTTCTGCACTAGTTGGAGGTTCAAAGGATTTTCAGGGAGATGCAGAGCGCAGGAGAGGGCAAAGTCCCCTTGATGATGCAGCCTCCGCTTATTGGTGACAGGTAAGAAAGAGTCAGATTTCTCTCTCTGGAGTATTCGTACTTTCATACCTGAGTCTTACAGTAACATTCCCTCTGTCCCGCTGCAGCCTGTCATCAGGTGAGATCTCCCCGTCCCCTCAGTGTGCTCTCGTCCTGGAGGATGACATCGGGGTGTGTGGTTACGCCCTGGCACTCACCGACGCCAAACCAGCCGCAGCGAAGATTCAGGTGATCGAACGCAACATCTAGTCGTTTTTCAGAATTCAAGATGAAGATGCATTACTTGTGTTTTATCTCATACCTCCAGAGGGCAGTAAGTGATCCAGTGTTGGAGGACTTCCCCTCCCTGGTTACCATACAAGTGCTGCCCCGGGTCACTGATCCCTCTCCAGCCAAGCGCATGATTGGTCGGCTGTTGTCCTCCATCAGGAGCAGCGGTAGGTCAAGGCCTTGTACTCATGGAACTGGCCCACAACCAATTCACAAACTCAGGTTTAACAGGCTGCATATTCTCCACAGGGAGGAGCTGTTCAGTCATTGTCACAACAGCAGCATCAGTTTATTCCTGCAGCTGTAGACATGATGATGTTTCCAGGCAAATTAATTTATGATTCCTGCAATTTTAATACCAGTGCCAGCTGAGagcttaattttttttatttttagaaatacaATCCAGGTAAGAAGatcctctttccctctccaaAGTACCTAAAGGACATATGATGGCACTGAGCGATGTGACCCCTCTACTCTTACCAGCGTTCAGCAGAAAATATGCTTAAAGGgctagttcgggtgttttgaagtggggttatatgaggttCTTatttatagtcagtgtattacctacagtagatgaccgtcggcatgcccccagtttggagaagcagacaggagcaccgacaccggagcaaagcaatacagtgctgtggacggggccggcagcaaaacatattttagccacctaaaagaaaggctcacctgaaaaagtcaatatcagtttaagtgtacgctatatttagaatattttctacCTTGCTGTCATCTATGCTCtggccaaagccaccagactccattgaagaaaaacaacagtattTTACCTGGAAGAACACAGGATTTGCTGGTCTACAGCTGCCTcagtaaaatcactgttttttttcaatggagtctggtggctttggcgagagcatagataacggcttctgTTCCCCCTTCAGaaacagactgtatagctgtctcacagtAAGGTAAACcagtaaaaatattctaaatttagTGTACACTTACACAAActgacagatttttttaggtgggcctttcttttaggtggctaaaatacgttttgctgtctgccccgtccacagcagtacattgctttgcttccgtgaggtaactcctgtctgcttctccaaactggaggcgtgccaaccgtcatctactgtaggtaatacactgactatggataagtacctcatacaaccccacttcaaaacacccaaactatccctttaagagcaGTTTTAAATCTGCAGGCACTGCAGCTGTTTTTATTGGCTGGTTTTGGGAGCTTTGCATCACTGACGCTGCATGACTTTCTATCTATCAATTCCATTTTAAAACACAATCCTCATCCTTTTCTAGGACTtcagaaataaatattaacTCTCAaacaccatcttggtttccTTTTTCCATAACTTTTAAGGTTCCAGAGGAGCGTTCTGTGAGTTGAGGCAGAGCGATCGGAGGATGCTCGACTTTTACACTAAACTGGGCTCCTTCAAACCCATTCAAATGGCCGGTCTACCTCAGGACATCCTCGCCATGGGAACAAGCCTGTGAACAAGATGAATCACAAGGATTTTCCTCAggtttgaaatgttttggagaTAAAACGGAATAATTGCTAACTTTGCAGCATGTCAAACTGAAATCCGTCGTTATTTTTGATCAGTTATATCATTATTTGTGAAATTTAGTTTAGTGCCAACGTTCTCCTGCAAAGTTGTAACATCAGTCAATGAAATGTTTAATGAAATGTGCGCAACAAAGTACTGTGTAGTGATGAAAAGTGTAATGCAATAATACTGATTTTGTagacaacattttaaatgtataatgattattttttggataaatctgtttgttttaacaAATGTTAACATAATGTTGCATCTTCACGGTTGGTGGCAGACCCATTAAAGACAAGGTACAAAACATTCAAACAAGAAAAGATCTTTTAATTGCATTTTGAGAGGATACAAAATTAATATATGAATAGTGTAATAATTACTGTTTAAATTAAATAGCTGGTGCTTCATTTGTTGTCTGGCTTGAGAAGCTgatgatattcagtttattaacGCATGTGAGAAACATTTGAGGTGGACCTGCTCAGAAAAACTGATCACATGTAAATCAGAAAGTTGATATGCATACCCATTACATTAACATACATGTAACAACAGAGACTTCAGTGTGTCTGAACAGGTAagataaaacacaaagaaatgagTATGCTTGTTATATTTCAAGTAATTTTAAGGAcatttgtttcttttccttAAGATCTTTCATCCTGTTTGTTCCCCTGAGTGTCTGACCAGCAGAGTTTGGCTGCAGGAGAGGAGATCCACATCACCTGCTGTTTGATAGACTGACAGCTAAGATCAATAGTGTCTAAttataaaagcattaaaaatcTTATTGGGTGGTGACCGGCTGGTGACGATTTCTGTGCGACTGGTGTGTGTAGCTACTCACAGATGGGCCGCCCAAACTGGTCACTCAAAAAAATGAATGGGTAAATTGTTGGTGACACTTAATTGTGGTGGTGGTATTGCATTCTCCTGCCCTTCTACCTTCTCTTGCTCCTCTCAATTATcatataattatgaaatat
Proteins encoded:
- the ogal gene encoding protein O-GlcNAcase encodes the protein MSTPGRAKERAHTGTNRFISGVVEGFYGRPWTMEQRTELFKREQKWGLNTYLYAPKDDYKHRMYWRDLYSAEEAEQLVALISAAKQHDVEFVYAISPGLDITFSSPKDVAALKRKLDQVKQFGCRSFSLLFDDIDREMCPADKQAFSSFAHAQVAITNAVYQHLGDPDTFLFCPTDYCAAFCTPSVSQSSYLHTVGEKLLPGIDILWTGPKVVSHKISVESIEEVSSVLKRAPVIWDNIHANDYDPQRIFLGPFKDRPTELIPKLGGVLTNPNCEFFPNFVAIHTLATWCKATADGGQRDVEMGDEEQDAGYSPQKALILALTDWLQEFQSTDQPGGPRRPPARLKKESSDEEPMQTDVGESSYTPGPGENPLYTAEPLTLEDLKLLSDLFYLPYEYGLTARTMLQELDWLKNNSWAATSETDKTAEWRSRAQQFDDMCEAVVQMFNRLSNAPNRSILYDLYNYICDIKSGVGLARSYVKTLGGQGRPSAQLMNDEPEPWDFRGGLSGEFQRMLPCHGNRDLFRHPPMTAVYNIRPHCPEDKLEVQRIFREMQSAGEGKVPLMMQPPLIGDSLSSGEISPSPQCALVLEDDIGVCGYALALTDAKPAAAKIQRAVSDPVLEDFPSLVTIQVLPRVTDPSPAKRMIGRLLSSIRSSGSRGAFCELRQSDRRMLDFYTKLGSFKPIQMAGLPQDILAMGTSL